One genomic region from Haloarcula taiwanensis encodes:
- a CDS encoding DNA mismatch repair protein MutS yields the protein MTEATGIVGEFLTLKEGTDADLLAMQCGDFYEFFAEDAEIVADELDLKVSQKSSHGSSYPMAGVPVDDLTPYVSALVERGYRVAIADQHETENGHAREITRVVTPGTHLETGDESAQYLAAVVREAGRDGGDTYGIAATDVTTGQFQVTELDDADAGEALTELYTFGPAEILPGPELRNDDAFLDRLRERTDAALTLHDSASFEPGRASHTVREQFGSETVDSVGIGDQDVALRAAGAVLSYVDDTGVGTLAAVTRLQAYGERDHVDLDATTQRNLELTETMQGDSSGSLFDTIDHTVTAAGGRLLQQWLQRPRRNRAELQRRQACVAALSEAAMARERIRETLSDAYDLERLAARATSGSADARDLRAVQETLALLGQVADAVTETERLAESPLAEALDGADREAADALAAELDRALVADPPGTVRQGGLFKRGYDDDLDEIIDEHEAALEWLETLPDREKERTGITHLSVDRNKTDGYYIQVGKSETGTVPDDYQHIKTLKNSKRYTTPELDEKERDVLRLEERRHDMEYERFQELRERVAQRATLLQDVGRTLAELDAFASLAVHAVENDWTRPAVVDGNELSIEAGRHPVVEQTTEFVPNDLYMDDERQFLIVTGPNMSGKSTYMRQAALITLLAQVGSFVPARSATVGLVDGIFTRVGALDELAQGRSTFMVEMQELSNILHSATDESLVILDEVGRGTATFDGISIAWAATEYIVNSVRSKTLFATHYHELTALGEELPTVENVHVAVDGEPRSAEGDGDVTFLRTVRDGPTDRSYGVHVADLAGVPEPVVDRSHEVLDRLRDDKAIEVRGSEGDGGGTTQAVFDLESGQFRDGVAQSGDTTAGSAAEPVATDGDPEHVPGETAADAVDGDAATASLDPETEAVLSELTELDVNETPPVELMAKVQEWQAELDDA from the coding sequence ATGACAGAGGCGACGGGAATCGTCGGAGAGTTCCTCACGCTCAAGGAGGGGACCGACGCGGACCTGCTGGCGATGCAGTGTGGCGACTTCTACGAGTTCTTCGCCGAGGACGCCGAGATCGTCGCCGACGAGCTCGACCTGAAGGTGAGCCAGAAGTCCTCACATGGCTCGTCGTATCCGATGGCCGGGGTCCCGGTCGACGACCTGACACCGTACGTCTCCGCGCTGGTCGAACGGGGCTACCGGGTCGCCATCGCCGACCAGCATGAGACCGAGAACGGCCACGCTCGCGAGATAACGCGGGTCGTCACGCCCGGGACGCATCTGGAGACCGGCGACGAGTCGGCCCAATATCTCGCCGCGGTGGTTCGAGAGGCCGGCCGGGACGGCGGTGACACCTACGGCATCGCCGCGACGGACGTGACCACGGGCCAGTTTCAGGTTACAGAACTGGACGACGCCGACGCGGGCGAGGCGCTGACAGAGCTGTATACGTTCGGGCCGGCCGAGATTCTTCCCGGCCCGGAACTCCGGAACGACGACGCGTTTCTGGACCGCCTGCGCGAACGGACGGACGCGGCGCTGACGCTTCATGATTCAGCGTCGTTCGAACCGGGGCGGGCGAGCCACACCGTCCGCGAGCAGTTCGGGAGCGAGACGGTCGACAGCGTCGGTATCGGGGATCAGGACGTGGCACTGCGAGCCGCCGGCGCGGTGCTTTCCTACGTCGACGACACCGGTGTCGGGACGCTGGCGGCGGTCACGCGCCTCCAGGCGTACGGCGAGCGCGACCACGTCGACCTCGACGCAACGACCCAGCGCAACCTCGAACTCACCGAGACCATGCAAGGCGACAGCTCGGGGTCGCTGTTCGACACCATCGACCACACCGTCACGGCCGCCGGCGGGCGGCTGCTCCAGCAGTGGCTCCAGCGACCACGGCGAAACCGGGCCGAACTCCAGCGCCGACAGGCCTGCGTGGCGGCGCTGTCGGAGGCAGCGATGGCCCGCGAGCGGATTCGAGAGACACTGTCGGACGCCTACGACCTCGAACGGCTGGCCGCCCGGGCCACGTCAGGCAGTGCAGACGCACGGGACCTGCGAGCGGTCCAGGAGACGCTGGCGTTGCTGGGACAGGTTGCCGACGCCGTCACCGAGACGGAGCGGCTGGCCGAGTCACCGCTCGCCGAGGCGCTCGACGGCGCTGACCGCGAGGCGGCCGACGCGCTGGCTGCGGAACTCGACAGGGCACTGGTCGCGGACCCGCCGGGGACAGTGCGCCAGGGCGGCCTGTTCAAGCGCGGGTACGACGACGACCTCGACGAAATCATCGACGAGCACGAGGCCGCCCTGGAGTGGCTGGAGACGCTGCCGGACCGCGAGAAGGAGCGGACCGGCATCACCCACCTCTCGGTCGACCGGAACAAGACCGACGGCTACTACATCCAGGTCGGTAAGAGCGAGACCGGCACCGTTCCCGACGACTACCAGCACATCAAGACGCTCAAGAACTCCAAACGCTACACGACGCCCGAACTCGACGAGAAAGAACGGGACGTGTTGCGCCTGGAGGAGCGCCGCCACGACATGGAGTACGAGCGCTTCCAGGAACTCCGCGAGCGCGTGGCCCAGCGCGCGACGCTACTGCAGGACGTGGGCCGGACGCTGGCGGAACTCGACGCCTTTGCGTCACTGGCGGTCCATGCCGTCGAGAACGACTGGACCCGGCCGGCGGTCGTCGACGGCAACGAACTGTCCATCGAGGCCGGCCGTCATCCGGTCGTCGAACAGACCACCGAGTTCGTCCCGAACGACCTCTACATGGACGACGAACGGCAGTTCCTCATCGTCACCGGCCCGAACATGAGCGGGAAGTCGACGTACATGCGCCAGGCGGCGCTCATCACGCTGCTCGCCCAGGTGGGCAGTTTCGTGCCGGCGCGGTCGGCGACCGTCGGTCTGGTGGACGGCATCTTCACCCGCGTCGGCGCGCTGGACGAACTCGCACAGGGGCGCTCGACGTTCATGGTCGAGATGCAGGAGCTGTCGAACATCCTCCATTCGGCGACAGACGAATCACTCGTGATACTGGACGAGGTCGGCCGCGGGACGGCTACCTTCGACGGCATTTCAATTGCCTGGGCAGCGACGGAGTACATCGTCAACTCCGTCCGGTCGAAGACGCTGTTTGCGACCCACTACCACGAGCTGACGGCGCTGGGCGAGGAGCTGCCGACCGTCGAGAACGTGCACGTCGCGGTCGACGGCGAGCCACGCTCCGCGGAGGGCGACGGCGACGTGACGTTCCTCCGAACAGTCCGAGACGGACCGACCGACCGCTCGTACGGCGTCCACGTCGCCGATCTCGCCGGCGTCCCAGAGCCCGTCGTCGACCGGTCACACGAGGTACTCGACCGACTTCGTGACGACAAGGCCATCGAGGTGCGTGGCAGCGAGGGGGACGGCGGCGGAACGACACAGGCTGTGTTCGACTTGGAGTCGGGACAGTTCAGAGACGGCGTGGCCCAGTCGGGGGACACGACGGCTGGTTCGGCTGCTGAGCCGGTTGCGACCGACGGTGATCCCGAACACGTGCCCGGCGAGACCGCGGCTGATGCCGTCGATGGCGATGCAGC
- a CDS encoding SAM-dependent methyltransferase gives MDRNEVRRAWDSVSETYAERRDPTGSDAALLDDLLERLSEAPTVLDVGCGDGARTLANLPPNSVGLDFSRAGLDLAAETVPDSRLVQGDMTALPVATDSVDAVTAYHAVFHVPRDQHPTVYREFARVLRPGGVVLLTLPSGQFETVRRGWMGGSMFFSAPGRRATLDQLADAGFTGTETVTATDPLGSDSEFVFATLAAD, from the coding sequence ATGGACCGCAACGAGGTGCGCCGCGCGTGGGACAGCGTCTCTGAAACCTACGCCGAGCGGCGTGACCCGACCGGATCGGACGCAGCTCTGCTCGACGATTTACTCGAACGCCTCTCCGAAGCGCCGACTGTCCTCGACGTGGGCTGTGGTGACGGCGCGCGGACGCTTGCGAACCTCCCGCCGAACAGCGTCGGTCTCGACTTCTCCAGAGCGGGGCTGGACCTCGCCGCCGAGACAGTGCCCGACAGCCGGCTTGTACAGGGGGACATGACGGCGCTCCCAGTTGCGACCGACAGCGTGGACGCCGTCACTGCCTATCACGCCGTCTTTCACGTCCCGCGAGACCAGCACCCGACTGTCTACCGTGAGTTCGCTCGCGTGCTCCGTCCGGGCGGTGTCGTGTTGCTGACGCTGCCGAGCGGCCAATTCGAGACCGTCCGGCGGGGCTGGATGGGCGGGTCGATGTTCTTTTCGGCACCGGGTCGGCGGGCGACGCTCGACCAGTTGGCCGACGCCGGCTTCACCGGGACGGAGACGGTCACTGCGACGGACCCGCTCGGGAGCGACAGCGAGTTCGTCTTCGCCACGCTCGCCGCGGACTGA
- a CDS encoding 1-(5-phosphoribosyl)-5-[(5-phosphoribosylamino)methylideneamino]imidazole-4-carboxamide isomerase: MFPEFEVIPAVDMQDGQVVQLVGGERGTEKTYGDPVEAAQRWVDAGAKTLHLVDLDGAFEGERQNAAAIDAVLDAVGADVDVQLGGGIRTAEDAVSLLDRGLDRVILGTAAVETPEVVGEISAEHPGSVLVSLDAKDGEVVVSGWTEGTGLDPADAAERYADLGAGGILFTDVDVEGQLEGVRTEPVRRLVEAVDIPVVASGGVATVDDVLALRSAGAAAVVVGSALYEGQFTLGAAIDALDESSE; encoded by the coding sequence ATGTTTCCCGAGTTCGAGGTCATCCCCGCGGTCGATATGCAGGACGGACAAGTGGTCCAGCTTGTCGGCGGCGAACGCGGCACGGAGAAAACCTACGGCGACCCGGTCGAGGCCGCTCAGCGGTGGGTCGACGCCGGGGCGAAGACGCTCCACCTCGTCGACCTCGACGGCGCGTTCGAGGGCGAGCGACAGAACGCGGCGGCCATCGACGCCGTCCTTGACGCAGTAGGAGCCGATGTGGACGTGCAGTTGGGCGGCGGCATCCGAACCGCCGAGGACGCCGTCTCGCTGCTGGACCGCGGACTGGACCGCGTCATCCTCGGAACCGCCGCCGTCGAGACGCCGGAAGTCGTCGGCGAAATCAGCGCCGAACACCCCGGCAGTGTGCTGGTGAGCCTCGACGCGAAGGACGGCGAAGTCGTGGTGTCGGGCTGGACCGAGGGGACCGGACTGGACCCCGCTGACGCTGCCGAGCGGTACGCCGACCTCGGGGCCGGCGGCATCCTGTTTACCGACGTGGACGTGGAAGGCCAGTTAGAGGGCGTTCGCACCGAGCCGGTCCGCCGGCTGGTCGAAGCCGTCGACATCCCCGTCGTCGCCAGCGGCGGCGTGGCGACCGTCGACGACGTGCTGGCGCTCCGGTCGGCCGGGGCCGCCGCCGTCGTCGTCGGCAGCGCGCTCTACGAGGGCCAGTTCACGCTCGGCGCGGCGATTGACGCCCTCGACGAGTCATCGGAATAG